The segment ACAAATATACAGGGCTAGGTTCGTTCACATACTCAGGACCAAGTTTATATTTTAAACTTTCCCTTTCACCCTCTTCTGCCAAACGGAACCAAAAACAAAATTGGAGAAAATAAACCAATAATTTTTTTTGGGCGATGTAGAATCGCCAATAAATTCAGATGTTCATGCATCAAACACACTGGATAGGAAAAATTTTGTGAGTAAAGCTCACAAAATGGAATTAGATAGTTGAACTACCCTTTCAGGTGTAAACAACCTACAACTCCATCGCTGATGTAGATAGAGATAGTTTCATCCTCCACCTCTTCCAGCACTTAAAGAAAAAAGATTATGAGGAGTGCTCGATATGCAATCATTCCCTATGTAGTTTTAGTTAAAGTGGTGGCACCATAGAATGGCACCGTTTATCCAACTCCTACAATGCACCTGCATGCAGTTATATGTCTATGTAAAATGTATTATATGTATAGGATgcgtaaagtgacaaaaaattaaTAAGAACCCCCACACACATACATGATTAATAAGAATATGTTTTTTTTTACTATTGCATTAACATAATATAAGTATTTGTGAATATTAACATATAAAAAAAATTGGAAAgtgacaaaaaaaattagaaaatcatgGTATCATCCTAGTATTTATTTTAACTAGCACCTCCATAAAATTGTAGAAGTTGTCATTTCATTTACTACTATAAATTTTTCTTGTCCTAGTCATATTAATGTACATTTGAAATGTAATTGCCCTTAAAACTCTTCATGTTTAATAAATGAGTACATGCTGAGCAAAATGGAAAATCATGACATCATCCTAACATTTATTGTAactttcacttcaatattcaatcaATTAATGTTTTTTATTGGTTTGTATTATAAATCTTTCTTGTCTTAGTAATATTAATGTACATTTGAAATGTAATTGCCCTTAATGCTCTCAGAGTACATGCTAAGAAAAATGAAATATCTAATTAATCATAGAAAATCAATTGAAGATTAGTTTccattatattgttttgaaatgttttgaaagcAATCATCTGGTCAAAGGTCTACACAAGTCAATAACttacaataaaataatataaatctcTTTAACcacaaaagaaaaagaggaaccCTTCTACCAAAAAACATAAGGTTCTAAAAGTGTTGTACATGAGATTGAAGTTCAAACATTTTTATACAATTTTTAAGAAAATTGTTCAATCatacttaaaaaagaagaagacatGACAAGAATTGAATGAATTAAAATGGTATGCATCAAAGTTTATTTCATGTTTGTATTTAAAATAAGGAAACATAcattaaattgaaaaataaattttgaagtaaaaaaaaaattacatttcaaatttatgatatttcaaatctattttgataaaaaaaatgttatagactattttttatttttcacaaaaACATTTCTTTGTCAAAAAAATGACCTTGGATGCTAAAGGAGAATATTTATTAGATTGTGGGTTTATTAAAGAAACCATAGTAGCACTAGCCATAGAAAGAAGTTGTTCAAGATACTACCAAGCATTGAAGAAGGTGATGGCTAGTCAAAGATTGTGAAGGTGCACGAAGTTGTTTAAAGGAGGCAATTTGCAGCAATAGAAACACAGTCTAGTGTCAAGGCAAGGCAAGTTTAAATTTTTTGTTTCAATGGGAAAAGTTGATAaagtaaagaaagagaaaacaaatgattTGGAAGAAGACTTAaaggaatataaaaaaaaatactaaGAAATGATATATCTTTTAAAAGAGAAACAAGCTGAAAATTGTAAACTTTTAGATGAGAATTGTGAGCTtgaaaaaaatttgaagaaaataaaagagaaaaataaagagttagaaaaaaggttaaaattgtttgatgagattaagaaggaaAATGAAAAACTGAAAGAAAAGCGAGAGTTGTTGAAAAAAGAGAATAAATGTTTAAAATTGAAGCCATCTCTATTTGTGAAGTTTCATGTGGGATGGGAGATTTGTTCTATTCATTTGATCAAACTGATAATGTGTGAAGTTGTTATTGGCAAAGAATATGTGGCTGAAGGTCAAAAGTATGTCTAAAAATACGAAGTTTGCAAGTTGTGATATTAAAAATAGAGGTTGTTTAAAAATAATATTGGTTTAAAGATCATGcataaaatgggatatgaaggaaagggATTAGGAAaacatgaacaaggaatcaaagagcCTATTGAGCCTATGATGAGGCCAAAGCATGAGAGCCTTGGATATGTCACAAGAAAAGAAAATGATGTTCAAAATAATATATGTTCATACAAATCAGTTCAAAGAATGCAGTATATTCAATGTTCTCATTGTAATAGAGGAGGACACACAAAATAGATGTGTTGGGATTTGTATCCATGTAAATTATGTGGTTTAAGAAATCATTCTAAAAAAATGTGTTGGAAGAAAGAATCTATGATAGGTTGTATAAATTTGGATTGTGGATGGACCTATGGATCTAGTTGGAAAAAACTTACAGGTGTGTTCAAAAGgttgtacaaatgttcatatgtgaagACTAATAAAAGTCATGAAAGGTTTGGATGTTCAAAAGCAATAACAAATGTTTTGAGTCAAAAGAAATCATTGACAATTACAGATTGTATGATGTTTTGAAAACTTGAATACAATGAGTTTTTGAGACTCTTGCAACAATTGAAGAAGCCAAATGAATGGCATCATTATTTAGAAATGGTTTAAAAGAATGCTTTCAAAGTCTAAAGAATGTTACAGCATTCATGTTAGTTGTGATTAAAAGAGAGTGTTGGAAATAATCTCAACTATCCACTGTCTTCTTGTCATCTCAACATCCTCTGTATGTGCAATCAATCTATAACATTAAATAGAAGCAGCATTAAAGATAGATTTTTGGCTTATTCAAACATATTTTCATTTACTCCTCCAATCAATTCGTTGTCTCATCAACTGGCATCGCACACTTTATGAGTaatatgaaatataattttatattattgttcTGGATGTTTCTTCCAGCTACCTCCAGCTTCGAGCTTCCAGAAAGATCTAAAGACCTCCATAAAAAAGAGGCAATTATAATCAGTTGAGTGATGaatgaaaaatattaataaatgaataaaaatttgGCTTTCATTTTGTCTGCCCTGTTTTGTGTTTGCTCTGTTCTTATATCTGCACTCCCCTGTTTCTCACATAAATTTAGTAAATTAGAATTAAAAATAAGACTATATATATTACTTTTCTCCCGAGATATCTCCTTATTTCTTCGCAAAAAACAAGACTAGGTATACGCATGTAAACCTGTATCTCTGAAGATAGCTGCTTTTATCTTCACCAACATATTTTCTgaaaaagacaaaaatgaaaaataagCCTCGATAACAAGTGAAGCTACAATGATGGCGCATGAGACTTCTAACAGTTAAAAATTTCAAATTGACTTCACACACTATGTTAACTTACTACTCTGTCTCACccccaaaattttaaatacatatTTTCAGAAATCGGCATACCTCACAGATTCCTAGTAAAAGGGGGCAACCGATCAATCTGAAGCTCCTTCAACTCTTTTTCAAATTCAGAAGCTTCTGCCTCCTCATTGTCATCCAACCATTCTTGAGCACTATTCAGTTTCGATAGGATGTCCTCTGCATCAGATGCCTTAATATGCTGTTTGATCTTAGCCTTCGTTACCCTGCTTCTCATGTTGTAAATATAGTATTCCAGACTCTTCCTGGCCAGATTCTTCTTTTCAACTTTTTTGTCATCCTCTTTAAATTTCTCTGCATCAGCTATCATTTTATCGATCTCCTCTCTGTTAAGTCTTCCACCGGCATTGGTTATTGTGATCTCTTCATTTGCTCCGCTAACCTCGTCTTCTGCAGAGGCTGTGAGAATGCCATCCTCGCTTATTTTGAAGCAAATCTTAATTTTTGGCACCCCAGATCTGGCCTGTGGAATTCCACTCAATTTAAATTCACCTAACAAATTATTTTGTGCGGCCAATGGCCTCTCTCCTTCATAGATAGGAATACTCGTCTTAGTTTGATTATCACAGGCTGTAGTGAAATATTTCTCCCTCTGAGTGGGAATTGGGGTATTTCGCAGAACAATTGCGGTCATGACACCACCCTTAATTTCAGTTCCAAGACTCAAAGGTGTAACATCAGTGAGCTTTAGGGTCACGTCTTCATTGTTCAATGCCGCCGCCTGCACAGCCGCACCATAAGCAACAGCCTCGTCAGGGTTTACTTTATTGCATAGCTTTTTCTGTCCAAAATTTTGTCTGAGTAATTCCTGCAACTTTGGTATACGCGACGAACCTCCCACTAATACAATATCGTCGATTTGGTCGTTGGTCATTTGGGCATCCTGTAGGCATTCTCTCACTATTTCTATGCACTTCTGAAATAAGTCGGTGTTCAGCTCCTCAAACTTGGCTCTCCTAAACTTAATAAAAAAATCATGTCTCTCGTAAAGACAGTCAATGTCGATGACAGTCTCGATCTCGGAGGACAAACTCCTCTTTGCTCTCTCGCATTCTGAACGAAGCCTTCGGAGAGCTTTGGCACTCCTACTCATATCCAACTTGTATTTTGTGTTAAACTTTTGAACACAGAAATTAAGCATTCTGTTGTCAAAATCTTGACCTCCTAGATGCATATCCCCTCTAACAGCCTTGACGGCAATCAAACCCTTTTGAACAGATAAAACTGAGACATCAAATGTACCTCCACCCAAATCGAAGACGAGAACGCTTCTTTCTCCTGTAAATACATCATGGAAGCCGTAAGTTATAGCTGCAGCCGTTGGCTCATTAATTATTCGCATGACATTGAGGCCTGCAATCACACTAGCATCCTTTGTGGCCCTCTTCTGGGCATCATTAAAATAAGCAGGCACAGTAATAAATGCATTCTTCACCTCACACTTAAGATAACTTTCAGAAATGGTCTTCATTTTCATGAGCAGCATGGCTGAGATCTCTTCAGGGGCAAATAACTTAGTTTCTCCTTTGTAAGTGACTTGGATGAGAGGCTTATCATTCACCTCTTCGATAACAAAAGGCCATAATATTATGTCCTGTTGCACACAAGGATCAGAGAATCGCCTTCCAATGAGTCGCTTGGCGTCAAAGACAGTGTTGAGAGGATTGGTTGCAATCTGGTTCTTAGCAGCATCGCCAATAAGTCTCTGGGAGGCAGTAAAAGCAACCATGGAAGGAGTGGTTCTGTTTCCTTGCTCATTAACAATGATCTCAGCCATGTTATGCTGCGGCTGCCATACCCCAACACAACAGTAGCTTGTTCCCAAATCAATACCAATGGCCCTCACTTGCCCCTTCTCCATCCCTGTTCCCTCCATCATAACTTCCAGGCCTGCCTCCATGCCTTCTCGGTCTCTGGTTTGAAACTGTAGAAAAAAGAAAACGCAGAAAGGCACCGTCAATCCAGCTATCACGATGACCAGGCCAGTAATATTACGGCATTTGTTAGAACCCTCTTTATGTAACCGTCAAAACGCAATCTCCAAGAAATAAACCACTACCTGAGCGCGCCTAAATTAAATATTAGAACCGTCTAAATTTCCCGCTCAATCTAGTTTCACGGCATAAAACCCAATAACAAAAATGTAGAAAGTtgctaataaaataaaatagaatatatcaGCGGTCCACGTGGCAGCTTATGCTTGCTGAAGAGATCGGTTTGGGTTCTCTATCACCATCAATATATATGGTAttcttcttcctctatatctcGGTTAATTTAATATGATCGGTTTTTATTCTTCTTTCTCTTTATCTCGGTTAATTTAATATGATCGGTTTTTTCTTTTCAATTAATAAATGCTTAGATATATTTCAATGATTATAAACCAGCACTTGCAGGCACTGGCTATGGGGCCCTTTAAACCGCACCCCATAGTCCCCTATTTCTTAGTTGTCCTTCCTTCTGTCTTGCCTTTCGTGTCTGCCCCATCGTGCAGCGTGCCCTCCCCTCCCTTGTCGGAAAGTCttcttaaatttttaattacatcGAGAGGCGTTCCTATACAATCACAATAGGGGGAATGAAGGAtagaataaaaatagaatatttCGTGTAAACACTAAAGAAAACTGATAATTTGGAGACAGTTACAAATCCAACAGAAATGGAAAATATGAAACTTATGGAATTGCAAAGAGTCAGTTGCAAAGCCATATGAATTCTGATTTAATTTATGTTCTCCATCGTTGGATGCTTTTGGGCAAGCGTTTCAATTTCTCCACTCCCAGTAGCTTTAAAAAGAAACAAATCCTTTCCAAACTAGAGGACTGCGTTTAATATGATTGTCAATTGGATTTACAGCAAATTCACATAAGAACAAATTGATTTATATACAGACATGGAGTATCTACAAGAAAAATAAGGCTTTTATCCTAGGAGAGCGAAGAATAATTGAGGAAGAGCCGAAGGTGAATAAAAAAGAGATATCAAGGGTAATCCAGATTGCTTTTCTGTGCATGCAAGGTGCTCCCGAGATGAGCATTTGATGTTAAAAGTGGTGCCCATTCTAACAAGCAATACAGAGATTTTAGCTCAGCCCACTATAGAACTTATGAAATGAGAACATTGTTGCGATTAATTTGTTTGCAATATGGACGGATATGGAAATATAGGTTACATTCATAAGTTGGACAATGCATGGATGGAGTATGCGTTTTTCTTCTATCGTCtgtaaaattttagattttatgAGTAATATGTCCTGTAAGTTATTCATAAATATATAACCAATTCTTTTAATGAACATTGTAATCTCTTTGTTTCCGACACTTAAAGGACTGTATTTTCTTCTCTTTTGTGCCCAAACTTTTTTGTGTCTCTACTCTGTAGAAAATTTGGAGTTTCACCCAGATCAGGTATACCTCATTTTGATTTTTTGTTAGTTTTTTCTATTTCCAAGCTTCTGTTTTGTTTCTAGATTTTAAAGCTCTTTTCTTCATCttaagatttttttttgtattatctgAAAATAATGTCTCTACCTgtttcaaaaaataatattttttttgtattatctAAAAATAATGTTTCTACGAGtttcaaaaaataattataattctggATCTTATCAGTGTGCAGGTAGGCTATTTTATTAGTTTCCCAGGTTCATTAGATATCATATTATAatgttcatttacaagtttcaaaaaaTAATGTTCATACTTGGAGCAAGAGTGGGAGAGGATATATATTCAATATTCAACCAATTCATTCTTAGTAGCACTCTATTTAAGATATCATCAACTTTtatttagatcttttattttttcaaTGATAAAAGTAAAAGGAatattttaatagaaatattttgataggaaaaggaaagaaagaatcttaattttcaaaataattttctaTATTTCTAAATCTCAAACATAAACATACAATGTTTCCaagttcaaaaaaatcaaaattacatgctacacaaatatttcaaaaataatatataatttttagtttttagaaagatccaaaaaaaaaaattgtttctaaattttaatcATAAAGTTATAATGTAtctaatttaacaaaataatttctaatttatcatgtagatgtgttttttctatttttattttatttatctcttaGTTGAGTTTTAATTCatagacaatgtaaaaattgaaattttattaCTTCCAAAATTTGATTAAGCaactttcaattttcaaattcaTATAAAGAAAATTAATTATTCCAGTTGTTTCGCTGTTTTGAGACAACGTTACCATTGACAAAATAAATCTCTTTTAGTTTAGGATTTATGCCTTCTTCTTTAGAGTAAGTAGTTTGTATGGTACACAAGACATGCTTTAAGAGGTATATGCTTGAGCCCCTCTCTACAAAAACTTGCATATATTGACATTCAATCAAAAAATAAACTAATTAATCTATAAAAGTATTTCAAATGCATATAAAAGTGTAGTTTAAAttaaaaacatgcactttaaacaTTACAAATTTTGCAAATCAAGCAATGAATCAAATATAAGGTTTGTGATTTATGGATTCAAGAATGATCTAGATTTGCCTGATTTACAAGAATGATTGTTTTTATCAATCAAATATGCATTTTGATGGATGGGGAATGTTTATGCATATCATTATctacattgaaaatcaaatttaaataatatcaattatttttcaattataCAACATATGATAGGAAAATAACAAGATATTTTAGTTCTACAatcaattataaatttttttagtagtacaatgaattttatttatttttttaatttattaagttTTTATGCCCCAATagaatgttgttgttgttattgttaattTGTTAAGATATTAAAAGGATTGGAATACTGAAAATAGAAGcaatatttttacaaaaaaaacaaagaatgaaagaatcttaattttcaatttggaaagatcAAAAAAACTTTATGTTCCTAAAAtccaatcataaaaatataatgtttataaattcaaaaaatcaaagatacctacatatacaaatattgtaaaatttaagatataaaaatatttaGTATTAAAAGTTTAGAACTAATTTATCATATATATGTGGCTTTTCTATTTTAGTTGatttataaaaatatttcaaaaataacataTGATTATTAATTTAGAAATGtcaaaaagaatttttatgttaattatcaaaaaattaaaaggttaaaagaaaataattttaattaaaaaaactttaatctattttaaaatgtcttagttttatttttattttttatcgaTAAAATGTCTTAGTTTTATTAGAACAATGtttaaaggtatttattttatagaagtattaattttttttatata is part of the Cryptomeria japonica chromosome 10, Sugi_1.0, whole genome shotgun sequence genome and harbors:
- the LOC131031501 gene encoding heat shock cognate 70 kDa protein; translation: MEAGLEVMMEGTGMEKGQVRAIGIDLGTSYCCVGVWQPQHNMAEIIVNEQGNRTTPSMVAFTASQRLIGDAAKNQIATNPLNTVFDAKRLIGRRFSDPCVQQDIILWPFVIEEVNDKPLIQVTYKGETKLFAPEEISAMLLMKMKTISESYLKCEVKNAFITVPAYFNDAQKRATKDASVIAGLNVMRIINEPTAAAITYGFHDVFTGERSVLVFDLGGGTFDVSVLSVQKGLIAVKAVRGDMHLGGQDFDNRMLNFCVQKFNTKYKLDMSRSAKALRRLRSECERAKRSLSSEIETVIDIDCLYERHDFFIKFRRAKFEELNTDLFQKCIEIVRECLQDAQMTNDQIDDIVLVGGSSRIPKLQELLRQNFGQKKLCNKVNPDEAVAYGAAVQAAALNNEDVTLKLTDVTPLSLGTEIKGGVMTAIVLRNTPIPTQREKYFTTACDNQTKTSIPIYEGERPLAAQNNLLGEFKLSGIPQARSGVPKIKICFKISEDGILTASAEDEVSGANEEITITNAGGRLNREEIDKMIADAEKFKEDDKKVEKKNLARKSLEYYIYNMRSRVTKAKIKQHIKASDAEDILSKLNSAQEWLDDNEEAEASEFEKELKELQIDRLPPFTRNL